The Mycobacteriales bacterium genome has a window encoding:
- a CDS encoding molybdopterin-dependent oxidoreductase, with the protein MSSDDGVPVGRRVVLGALGLGALALAFGRRLSDAEQAVLGVVGPRDPTGLTQLIPAGAGFRFYSVTGSIPRRTAAEVRIGIGGLVAAPRTWTMPELARLPQTSLVRDFQCVTGWRVPSVTWSGVALPDLLAAARPRPAATAVRFVSYDGSYSESLTLDQARRRDVLVATGLQGKPISSAHGGPVRLAVLPMYGYKSLKWLDRIELTADVEPGYWEHRGYEVDGWVGRSNGRSDDPTS; encoded by the coding sequence GTGAGCTCGGACGACGGTGTGCCCGTGGGGCGGCGGGTCGTGCTCGGGGCGTTGGGTCTCGGGGCGCTGGCGCTCGCGTTCGGGCGCCGGTTGTCCGACGCCGAACAGGCCGTACTCGGCGTCGTCGGCCCCCGCGACCCGACCGGCCTGACCCAGCTCATCCCCGCCGGCGCCGGCTTCCGGTTCTACTCGGTGACCGGCTCGATCCCGCGCCGCACCGCCGCCGAGGTCCGCATCGGCATCGGCGGCCTGGTCGCCGCCCCGCGGACCTGGACGATGCCCGAGCTGGCCCGCCTCCCGCAGACCTCGCTGGTCCGCGACTTCCAGTGCGTCACCGGCTGGCGGGTGCCGTCGGTGACCTGGTCCGGCGTCGCGCTGCCGGACCTGCTCGCCGCGGCCCGCCCGCGCCCCGCCGCCACCGCCGTCCGGTTCGTCTCGTACGACGGGTCGTACAGCGAGAGCCTCACCCTGGACCAGGCCCGCCGCCGCGACGTGCTGGTCGCGACCGGCCTGCAGGGCAAGCCGATCAGCAGCGCGCACGGCGGCCCGGTCCGGCTCGCCGTCCTGCCCATGTACGGCTACAAGTCGCTCAAGTGGCTCGACCGCATCGAGCTGACCGCGGACGTCGAGCCCGGCTACTGGGAACACCGCGGGTACGAGGTCGACGGCTGGGTCGGCCGCTCCAACGGGCGCAGCGATGACCCGACGTCCTGA
- a CDS encoding alkaline phosphatase gives MVRSLASRPGRRVQGLALVAAVVAALAGVGGAVAGPASPAAPAALTGSADRARNVIFIQGDGMGIAHREFIRLATKGRHGELAMDSLRYSGWTHTDPADPEQAVTDSAAAATAFASGVKTVNGAVGVDPAGRSVPTLLERARAMGRSTGLVTTAQVTDASPAAFGAHVPDRDDQSEIARQFLVGSRPDVILGGGEDRWFPPGTPGAYPDDEEEQSSGTEGNLVRRAEALGYDYVSTRAQLRASRSARLLGLFANEEMFTAANEGEGAAYAPVVPLPEMATKALDVLSKDRDGFFLFLEEEGIDEMAHSNNAHLVLAAGQALDRTVAVAKAFAARHPGTLILVEGDHETGGLAIENVDPADESGDAASAEDGPFTVAGTDLQFTVDWTSGQHTGAATPLTAEGPGAERLARSQQNTAVHDAVLSAMRGR, from the coding sequence ATGGTCCGGTCGCTCGCATCCCGTCCCGGTCGCCGCGTCCAGGGCCTCGCCCTGGTCGCCGCGGTGGTCGCCGCGCTGGCCGGAGTCGGTGGTGCGGTCGCGGGACCGGCGTCACCGGCCGCCCCGGCCGCCCTGACCGGTTCCGCGGACCGGGCCCGGAACGTGATCTTCATCCAGGGCGACGGGATGGGGATCGCGCACCGCGAGTTCATCCGGCTCGCGACCAAGGGCCGGCACGGTGAGCTCGCGATGGACTCGCTGCGCTACTCGGGGTGGACGCACACCGACCCGGCCGACCCGGAGCAGGCCGTCACCGACTCGGCCGCCGCGGCGACCGCGTTCGCCAGCGGGGTCAAGACCGTCAACGGCGCGGTCGGGGTCGACCCGGCCGGGCGGTCGGTGCCGACGCTGCTGGAGCGGGCCCGGGCCATGGGCAGATCGACCGGCCTGGTCACGACCGCACAGGTGACGGACGCGTCGCCGGCCGCGTTCGGCGCGCATGTCCCCGACCGGGACGACCAGAGCGAGATCGCCCGGCAGTTCCTGGTCGGCAGCCGGCCGGACGTCATCCTCGGCGGCGGCGAGGACCGGTGGTTCCCGCCCGGCACGCCCGGCGCGTACCCGGACGACGAGGAGGAGCAGAGCAGCGGCACCGAGGGCAACCTGGTCCGGCGGGCCGAGGCGCTGGGCTACGACTACGTGAGCACCCGGGCCCAGCTGCGGGCCAGCCGGTCGGCGAGGCTCCTGGGCCTGTTCGCCAACGAGGAGATGTTCACGGCCGCGAACGAGGGCGAGGGCGCCGCGTACGCGCCGGTCGTGCCGCTGCCGGAGATGGCGACCAAGGCGCTGGACGTGCTGTCGAAGGACCGGGACGGGTTCTTCCTCTTCCTGGAGGAGGAGGGCATCGACGAGATGGCGCACTCGAACAACGCCCACCTGGTGCTCGCCGCCGGGCAGGCGCTGGACCGGACCGTCGCGGTGGCCAAGGCGTTCGCGGCGCGGCACCCGGGGACGCTGATCCTGGTCGAGGGTGACCACGAGACCGGCGGGCTCGCGATCGAGAACGTCGACCCGGCTGACGAGTCCGGCGACGCGGCGTCGGCCGAGGACGGGCCGTTCACCGTCGCCGGTACGGACCTGCAGTTCACCGTCGACTGGACCAGCGGCCAGCACACCGGCGCCGCGACGCCGTTGACCGCCGAGGGACCGGGCGCCGAGCGCCTCGCCCGCTCCCAGCAGAACACCGCCGTCCACGACGCCGTCCTGTCCGCCATGCGCGGTCGCTGA
- a CDS encoding YihY/virulence factor BrkB family protein: protein MDLSARVDRFQQRHPAVGYPLAVIYKFFDDQGNYLTAMITYYAFLSLFPLLLLLLSILGFALHNDQALQDRVVDSAVSRLPVIGTQIADNVQSLRGNTLAVVIGALGGLYGSLGVVQAAQNAFNKVWAVPRNSRPNPVMARVRSLSMLVVLGIGLVVSTGLSALSAVAGRVGDSDLDSGLRALLGLAAVVVNVALLVFAFRLLTAASAGTRRVLPGAIFAAVIWQVLQIFGTYYFGHTLRGSTATYGLFGIVLGLLVWLYLSAFAVVLGAEVNAVRDGRLWPRSLLTPFTDDVRLTHGDRKAYASYAETERHKGFETVEVGFDQDPPEDDPGRRRPH from the coding sequence GTGGACCTGTCCGCGCGGGTCGACCGCTTCCAGCAGCGCCACCCGGCCGTCGGGTACCCGCTCGCCGTCATCTACAAGTTCTTCGACGACCAGGGCAACTACCTGACCGCGATGATCACGTACTACGCGTTCCTCTCGCTGTTCCCGCTGCTGCTCCTGCTGCTGTCGATCCTCGGCTTCGCGCTGCACAACGACCAGGCCCTGCAGGACCGGGTCGTGGACTCGGCGGTCAGCCGGCTGCCGGTGATCGGCACCCAGATCGCGGACAACGTCCAGTCGCTGCGCGGCAACACGCTGGCCGTCGTCATCGGCGCGCTCGGCGGCCTGTACGGCAGCCTCGGCGTCGTGCAGGCGGCGCAGAACGCGTTCAACAAGGTCTGGGCGGTGCCGCGCAACTCCCGGCCGAACCCGGTCATGGCCCGGGTCCGCAGCCTGTCGATGCTGGTCGTGCTCGGCATCGGGCTGGTCGTGTCCACCGGCCTGTCGGCGCTGTCGGCAGTGGCCGGCCGGGTCGGCGACTCCGACCTCGACAGCGGGCTGCGTGCGCTGCTCGGGCTGGCCGCGGTGGTGGTCAACGTGGCCCTGCTGGTGTTCGCGTTCCGGCTGCTCACCGCCGCCTCGGCCGGCACCCGCCGGGTGCTGCCGGGCGCGATCTTCGCCGCGGTGATCTGGCAGGTGCTGCAGATCTTCGGCACCTACTACTTCGGGCACACGCTGCGCGGCAGCACCGCGACGTACGGGCTGTTCGGCATCGTGCTGGGGTTGCTGGTCTGGCTCTACCTGTCCGCGTTCGCGGTCGTGCTCGGCGCCGAGGTGAACGCGGTCCGGGACGGGCGGCTCTGGCCGCGCAGCCTGCTCACGCCGTTCACCGACGACGTGCGGCTGACCCACGGCGACCGGAAGGCGTACGCGTCGTACGCGGAGACCGAGCGGCACAAGGGGTTCGAGACGGTCGAGGTGGGCTTCGACCAGGACCCGCCCGAGGACGATCCGGGAAGGCGACGCCCGCACTGA
- a CDS encoding alpha/beta hydrolase-fold protein, whose translation MTGSTRRLAINRLKERGPLDGDTVERFLARQQVPIVEGLRCTFLFRGEADEVWVTHRVLGLPDRLPLRRLRGTDLWSVVMELPERSRVEYQLELRRGEHYERINDPLNPHRSHSPVGGSSVVFGTGYEGPEWAEHDPETRPGELLELTVPSRALHRDARVTLYLPARFRRTASYPLLVVHDGPDYLQYAAAKTVLDNLVHRNEVAELVGAFLHPGDRLVEYADSTAHARFVTDELLPYLERRFPLNAQPAGRCLLGASFGAVAALSTAYRHPDTYGSLLLQSGSFVFTDIGSDHGGGPAFDPVVRFTNRYRARPRAVADKVFVSCGVYEPLIVPNRSMVPVFTDTGMRVRYVESRDGHSWENWRDRLRDGLSYVFPGPRKYVYE comes from the coding sequence GTGACCGGCTCGACCCGGCGGCTGGCGATCAACCGCCTCAAGGAGCGCGGGCCGCTGGACGGGGACACGGTCGAGCGGTTCCTGGCCCGCCAGCAGGTGCCGATCGTCGAGGGCCTGCGATGCACGTTCCTGTTCCGCGGTGAGGCCGACGAGGTCTGGGTGACGCACCGGGTGCTCGGGCTGCCGGACCGGCTGCCGCTGCGCCGGCTGCGCGGGACGGACCTCTGGTCCGTGGTGATGGAGCTGCCGGAGCGGTCGCGGGTCGAGTACCAGCTCGAGCTGCGCCGCGGCGAGCACTACGAACGGATCAACGACCCGCTGAACCCGCACCGGTCGCACTCGCCGGTCGGCGGTTCCAGCGTCGTCTTCGGCACCGGCTACGAGGGCCCGGAGTGGGCCGAGCACGACCCGGAGACCCGGCCCGGCGAGCTGCTGGAGCTGACCGTGCCGTCCCGGGCGCTGCACCGCGACGCCCGGGTCACGCTCTACCTGCCGGCCCGGTTCCGGCGGACCGCCTCGTACCCGCTGCTGGTGGTGCACGACGGCCCGGACTACCTGCAGTACGCGGCGGCGAAGACCGTGCTGGACAACCTGGTGCACCGCAACGAGGTGGCCGAGCTGGTGGGCGCGTTCCTGCACCCCGGCGACCGGCTGGTCGAGTACGCGGACTCCACCGCGCACGCGCGGTTCGTCACCGACGAGCTGCTGCCGTACCTGGAGCGGCGGTTCCCGCTGAACGCGCAGCCGGCCGGGCGCTGCCTGCTGGGCGCCTCCTTCGGCGCGGTCGCGGCGCTCTCGACGGCCTACCGGCACCCGGACACGTACGGGTCGCTGCTGCTGCAGTCGGGCTCGTTCGTGTTCACCGACATCGGCTCGGACCACGGCGGCGGGCCGGCGTTCGACCCGGTGGTCCGCTTCACCAACCGCTACCGGGCCCGGCCGCGGGCGGTGGCGGACAAGGTCTTCGTCAGCTGCGGCGTCTACGAGCCGCTGATCGTGCCCAACCGCTCGATGGTCCCGGTCTTCACCGACACCGGCATGCGGGTCCGGTACGTCGAGTCCCGCGACGGTCACTCCTGGGAGAACTGGCGCGACCGGCTCCGCGACGGCTTGTCCTACGTCTTTCCGGGACCGCGCAAGTATGTGTACGAGTGA
- a CDS encoding (Fe-S)-binding protein, whose translation MRIALFLTCLVDAVVPAAGRATVEVLERLGHEVVFPPGQTCCGQMHVNTGYPAEALPLVRRHVETFEPYEVVVAPSGSCVGSVRHQHAALARAAGDAELAARAAAVAARTYELSELLVDVLGLTDVGASYPHRVTYHPTCHSLRLLRVGDRPLRLLRAVRGLDLVELPGAEECCGFGGTFAVKNADTSTAMLADKMRAVLDTRAEVCAAGDSSCLLHIGGGLSRLRTGVRTVHLAEILASREGVA comes from the coding sequence GTGCGGATCGCGCTGTTCCTGACCTGTCTGGTCGATGCCGTGGTGCCCGCGGCCGGGCGGGCCACCGTGGAGGTCCTGGAGCGGCTCGGCCACGAGGTGGTGTTCCCACCCGGCCAGACCTGCTGCGGGCAGATGCACGTCAACACCGGCTACCCGGCCGAGGCGTTGCCGCTGGTCCGCCGGCACGTCGAGACGTTCGAGCCGTACGAGGTGGTGGTCGCGCCGTCCGGGTCGTGCGTGGGCTCGGTTCGGCACCAGCACGCCGCGCTCGCCCGGGCCGCCGGCGACGCGGAGCTGGCCGCGCGGGCGGCGGCGGTCGCGGCGAGGACGTACGAGCTGAGCGAGCTGCTGGTGGACGTGCTCGGGCTGACCGACGTGGGCGCGTCCTACCCGCACCGCGTCACGTACCACCCGACCTGCCACTCGCTGCGGCTGCTGCGGGTCGGCGACCGGCCGCTGCGGCTGCTGCGTGCGGTCCGCGGCCTGGACCTGGTCGAGCTGCCGGGGGCGGAGGAGTGCTGCGGGTTCGGCGGCACGTTCGCGGTGAAGAACGCGGACACCTCGACCGCGATGCTGGCGGACAAGATGCGCGCGGTGCTGGACACCCGGGCGGAGGTCTGCGCGGCCGGCGACTCGTCCTGCCTGCTGCACATCGGCGGCGGGCTGTCCCGGCTGCGCACCGGCGTGCGTACGGTGCACCTGGCCGAGATCCTGGCGTCCCGGGAGGGGGTCGCGTGA
- a CDS encoding AAA family ATPase, with protein sequence MSRTVLPWQAAAGRLVGRSAELSALRARVDRLRTEGTGGLVVVSGEPGVGKSRLVREAAGLAEQAGVTVLTGRAVPNGEPYRPLVEALGAALRERGLPDDDALRPYLPVLAAVLPDAAVAGGRTDPRGGAVLGEAILRLLAALAAGRSGHGTLLVLEDLHWVDPDTLTVLTYLTHAAESAPLLLVATAREERGLPQSLLELVAATQATELPLGRLDAGDVREVVEACLSGRPPEEVVAFVRENADGLPLLVEELLTGLGSVGALSPAGRLVGPLTPAVPRTFAATVQRRVEHLDPAAQSVVRAAAVLGRRFDWSLLPEVTGLSEVQVLAGLRAAVQSGLVEAGDGDTFHFRHALTGDAVRDDLLPPERRSLAHAAAEIVERRDPEAYDLAAGLRAAAGEDERAAELSVAAGRVAARRGALHSADLLLTRAAKLAATPGVKATADRELLSVLANKGDAERALALGERLLREGDTGVRLVLAQVAADAERWDVAAAYLSAIPDAGPDGDPLVGVLAARLAYARGEPVRARQMAQAGLGTARDRKLWSVACQALLVIGRVARLDDAAAARDAFSAAEALAREQDLPLDRVSALHELGTVDLLENGSTDRLERARGLAEDAGLVGLAATLDLQIAAGLLHREPTRALTYAQRCADVARRLRTDRLWATAVCFQAIAYEELGNAEEAEKCSAQSLTLAPDDLDVNAAVWGQVRTHAALVADDQEQLLKVLDTAADYLRRSLAVTPTPTRGLWALVRTLAGKDGDAARAEAQPSTVNWENTALLGYAAAVDCGRRGRRREADAELAAADRAMARLPWWQHRIRLLVADAALTDGWGDPIGWAREALPVFAGRGESRLASRCREVLRKAGAPVPRPGRGDTPVPAALRAVGVTSREVDVLALMGDGLTNTAIAQRLVLSPRTIETHVANLVAKTGVPNRAGLVALARARIKSGSQTG encoded by the coding sequence ATGAGCCGGACGGTGCTGCCCTGGCAGGCCGCCGCGGGCCGGCTGGTCGGCCGCAGCGCCGAGCTGAGCGCGCTGCGCGCCCGGGTGGACCGCCTCCGTACGGAGGGCACCGGCGGGCTGGTGGTGGTCTCGGGCGAGCCCGGGGTGGGCAAGTCCCGGCTGGTCCGGGAGGCCGCCGGGCTGGCCGAGCAGGCCGGGGTGACCGTGCTGACCGGGCGCGCGGTGCCGAACGGGGAGCCGTACCGGCCGCTGGTGGAGGCGCTGGGCGCGGCCCTGCGGGAGCGCGGGCTGCCCGACGACGACGCGCTGCGGCCCTATCTCCCGGTGCTGGCGGCGGTGCTGCCGGATGCCGCCGTCGCCGGCGGGCGGACCGACCCGCGCGGTGGCGCCGTTCTCGGCGAGGCGATTCTGCGGCTGCTGGCCGCGCTGGCCGCCGGGCGCTCCGGCCACGGCACCCTGCTGGTGCTGGAGGACCTGCACTGGGTCGACCCGGACACGCTGACCGTGCTGACCTACCTGACCCACGCGGCCGAGTCGGCCCCGCTGCTGCTGGTCGCCACCGCCCGGGAGGAACGCGGGCTGCCGCAGTCGCTGCTGGAGCTGGTCGCCGCGACCCAGGCCACCGAGCTGCCGCTGGGGCGCCTCGATGCCGGCGACGTCCGCGAGGTGGTCGAGGCCTGCCTGTCCGGCCGGCCGCCGGAGGAGGTCGTCGCGTTCGTCCGGGAGAACGCCGACGGCCTGCCGCTGCTGGTCGAGGAGCTGCTCACCGGGCTCGGCTCGGTCGGCGCGCTCAGCCCGGCCGGCCGGCTGGTCGGGCCGCTGACCCCGGCCGTGCCGCGGACGTTCGCGGCCACCGTGCAGCGCCGGGTCGAGCACCTGGACCCGGCCGCGCAGTCGGTCGTCCGGGCCGCCGCGGTGCTCGGCCGCCGGTTCGACTGGTCACTGCTGCCCGAGGTGACCGGGCTGTCCGAGGTCCAGGTGCTGGCCGGGCTGCGGGCCGCGGTCCAGTCCGGGCTGGTCGAGGCGGGCGACGGCGACACGTTCCACTTCCGGCACGCGCTGACCGGGGACGCGGTCCGCGACGACCTGCTGCCGCCGGAGCGCCGCTCGCTGGCGCACGCCGCGGCCGAGATCGTCGAACGCCGCGACCCGGAGGCGTACGACCTGGCGGCGGGTCTGCGGGCGGCGGCGGGTGAGGACGAGCGGGCGGCCGAGCTGTCCGTGGCCGCCGGCCGGGTCGCGGCCCGCCGGGGCGCGCTGCACTCGGCCGACCTGCTGCTGACCCGGGCCGCGAAGCTGGCCGCCACCCCCGGGGTCAAGGCCACGGCCGACCGCGAGCTGCTGTCCGTGCTGGCCAACAAGGGCGACGCCGAGCGGGCGCTGGCGCTGGGCGAGCGGCTGCTCCGGGAGGGCGACACCGGGGTCCGGCTGGTGCTGGCCCAGGTGGCCGCGGACGCCGAGCGCTGGGACGTGGCCGCGGCGTACCTGTCCGCGATCCCGGACGCGGGGCCGGACGGCGACCCGCTGGTCGGCGTGCTCGCGGCCCGGCTGGCGTACGCCCGGGGTGAGCCGGTCCGGGCCCGGCAGATGGCCCAGGCCGGCCTCGGCACCGCCCGCGACCGCAAGCTCTGGTCGGTCGCCTGCCAGGCCCTGCTGGTGATCGGCCGGGTGGCCCGGCTGGACGACGCGGCCGCCGCCCGGGACGCGTTCTCCGCGGCCGAGGCGCTGGCCCGGGAGCAGGACCTGCCGCTGGACCGGGTCTCCGCGCTGCACGAGCTCGGCACAGTCGACCTGCTCGAGAACGGCTCCACCGACCGGCTGGAGCGGGCCCGCGGGCTGGCCGAGGACGCCGGCCTGGTCGGCCTGGCCGCGACCCTGGACCTGCAGATCGCGGCCGGCCTGCTGCACCGGGAGCCGACCCGCGCGCTGACGTACGCGCAGCGGTGCGCGGACGTGGCCCGGCGGTTGCGGACGGACCGGCTCTGGGCCACCGCGGTCTGCTTCCAGGCGATCGCGTACGAGGAGCTCGGCAACGCCGAGGAGGCCGAGAAGTGCTCGGCCCAGTCGCTCACGCTGGCCCCGGACGACCTGGACGTCAACGCGGCCGTCTGGGGCCAGGTCCGGACGCATGCCGCCCTGGTCGCGGACGACCAGGAGCAGCTGCTGAAGGTGCTCGACACCGCGGCCGACTACCTGCGCCGCAGCCTCGCGGTCACCCCGACCCCGACCCGCGGCCTGTGGGCGCTGGTCCGGACGCTGGCCGGCAAGGACGGCGACGCGGCCCGGGCCGAGGCCCAGCCCTCGACCGTGAACTGGGAGAACACCGCGCTGCTGGGGTACGCGGCGGCGGTCGACTGCGGCCGCCGGGGCCGCCGCCGGGAGGCCGACGCCGAGCTGGCCGCGGCCGACCGGGCGATGGCCCGGCTGCCCTGGTGGCAGCACCGGATCCGGCTGCTGGTCGCCGACGCCGCGCTCACCGACGGCTGGGGCGATCCGATCGGCTGGGCCCGGGAGGCCCTGCCGGTCTTCGCCGGGCGGGGCGAGAGCCGGCTGGCCAGCCGCTGCCGCGAGGTGCTGCGCAAGGCCGGCGCCCCGGTGCCGCGGCCGGGGCGGGGCGACACCCCGGTGCCGGCGGCGCTGCGCGCGGTCGGGGTGACCAGCCGCGAGGTCGACGTGCTCGCGCTGATGGGCGACGGGCTGACGAACACCGCGATCGCGCAGCGGCTGGTGCTCTCCCCGCGCACCATCGAGACGCACGTGGCGAACCTGGTCGCGAAGACCGGCGTGCCCAACCGCGCCGGTCTGGTCGCGCTGGCCCGGGCCCGCATTAAGTCCGGGAGCCAAACCGGTTAA
- a CDS encoding cytochrome b/b6 domain-containing protein yields MTRRPDLERFAPSSRLVHRATAVLGITCLATAAVLYLEPIAELVGRHGLVVDVHVWSGLALPVPALLGWFTRATRTDYRLLNRMTRVDREWLRRRDRRGAGLPVGKFNAGQKLNASLSTGGGLVLLGTGVVLYFGKRWPLDLRIGATFVHDWTAFAVLLLVVGHLYFATRDEDARRGMRTGRVPVGWALHEHPAWAEGLLAGPSGNAGAMDPDQERIRHRADDLLPEERAAGSDDPEAQAAAILADSDEREYDPEAAPDTVQEHRTSADATDPVD; encoded by the coding sequence ATGACCCGACGTCCTGACCTGGAACGGTTCGCGCCGTCGTCGCGACTGGTGCACCGGGCCACCGCGGTGCTCGGGATCACCTGCCTGGCCACCGCGGCCGTGCTCTACCTGGAGCCGATCGCCGAGCTGGTCGGCCGGCACGGCCTGGTCGTCGACGTCCACGTCTGGTCCGGGCTGGCGCTGCCGGTGCCGGCGCTGCTGGGCTGGTTCACCCGCGCCACCCGCACCGACTACCGGCTGCTCAACCGCATGACCCGGGTCGACCGGGAGTGGCTGCGCCGGCGCGACCGCCGCGGGGCCGGGCTGCCGGTCGGGAAGTTCAACGCCGGCCAGAAGCTCAACGCGTCGCTGTCGACCGGCGGCGGGCTGGTCCTGCTCGGCACCGGCGTGGTGCTCTACTTCGGCAAGCGCTGGCCGCTGGACCTGCGCATCGGCGCGACGTTCGTGCACGACTGGACCGCGTTCGCGGTGCTGCTGCTCGTCGTCGGCCACCTCTACTTCGCCACCCGGGACGAGGACGCCCGCCGCGGCATGCGTACCGGCCGGGTCCCGGTCGGCTGGGCGCTGCACGAGCACCCGGCCTGGGCCGAGGGGTTGCTCGCCGGGCCGAGCGGGAATGCCGGGGCCATGGATCCGGACCAGGAACGGATACGGCACCGCGCGGACGACCTCTTGCCCGAGGAGCGGGCGGCCGGCAGCGACGACCCCGAGGCGCAGGCCGCGGCCATCCTCGCCGACTCCGACGAGCGCGAGTACGACCCGGAGGCGGCCCCGGACACCGTGCAGGAACACCGGACATCGGCGGACGCGACCGATCCGGTCGACTGA